TACCGACATTGGCAAGATTCTATCAAACTAAGATATAGATGTTTATTAAATCAGAGAATTACGATTTCCTTTATGTTAATCTTTGACTCACCAAAACGTTTACACGTCTCTTTGCTGCAGTTCTGACCTAAGTGTGGGAATTCCATAATGGCACAAACGAAaaagttacaaataaaaaacaagaaCAAAGATAGTCGTCAAACAAGGAACTCCGAAGCACTATTCCGCGTTTTTAGTGAACCCGTACAGCAATATGACAGAATGAGTATTGTGCATTTGTATTTGGTGCGCTTTATATCAACCGAACATTCCCACTACCCCAGTTCTTAtgagtcataatattattattgactagCTACGGAACTAAGGAAGGAGACTATTCAATACCGACTGAACTGAATgaagtacctatttactacTTACGACAATACGCGCAATTCGCACAgtcattatcattaatatgttGAATCATGATACCGCGCAACACGACATACAAAGATTACAGGCATATCAGCAAGATAAACAAAATTCACTATCGCAATTTCTGCTGCTGACGTCACGTTCCCGCCGTTTTCGTATTATGGttcagtaattaattttatggaaTCAAATGCCGTGCTAACCGTACTAAAGACAGTtctaaattcatttttctttaatcaaAACAGCCGAATCAAACTTGCAAAATatatatcgtaatattataccacaATGAAGTTCCAATGCAATGTAGTATATCTAGCTTCAAATAAAGATACCGTGATCGAATATTGTGATATAGGTACCGTGGTGTAAGTAAAATGTTGTGCTTCGTTGACACTCATTAATTACACGAACCGTAcgaatatatctataatatatataaaggaaAGTGTACTTTAATTAGGGTTGCCAACCGATCAGTTTTCGCTTGGACAGTTCAGATTTTCTGGTTCCTGTCCAGTGTACAGTTATACCTTTCAACTGGACgccataaattatgaaatgtacAAAATTTCAACTACAGTTTGTCTTGTCAAaaattttgtgaatttttgGAGATAAAAAgtgatcatatatttataaaggcGAAAAAAGCgagaaaaaatacaactttaaaatatcaaagtagcacttaattaatacctatattaacttaatttattatattatattaattatttatttattcatttatttaattaatatacatgttatattaaatacttttatttatttattgtattacctaTCAGAACTagagtaataaactaataaaaaaattatattcatgataataaatatttatattagactaaaaaaaaaaaaaaaagtcggcaagtgggtaccgctctgctgtacattagaggttggggtggacctcggactagggtaggttaaatttgaatgcaatgataggaatcattgtatacgaaaaacgattctgaacgaagatgatttgtcagcctaggatataatttctagtggttggtgaaaaaggtggtttatgttttaatggcctgaatacaacaaaatttaagttcttttataataattgtaagctaaacttatgaaaaaccttgtattaaattttcaactcttagctacgtatacaaaaatttttatgaaatatacctacaaaataatttgcaaatattcatagttttgacgaatttttgtcaatatttgaacttcaaatgctaataaaaaaaaattgtgcctatgtattcttataattctttaatcactataagaataacttatgaggaactttgcattaaattttcaagtattttgataaggccaaaaaattttatcgacttcaaaaatattttttcagaaaaattgaaaatttcagttgtctataaatagctcaaaaaaagtcaaaaatatcaaaaatcgtttgaggttaaactgttatttaacgcggttttgtaaaaatttaaatttcaaacactcataaaaattttttgtctgaatccggtagagttttttttacagatatttgaagaaaaatgtatggagaaccttgtaccaaattttcaaaacttagttataaaagataaaaaatttatgatttttcaacttcaaaattacttgcaaattttgcGTTTTCGacgataggtaggtactataaatataatactatgatgCAGACATGCAaagtaaaattacaaaatataaaacaatattattcaaaaaatcataaaaaatgcgTACTTaggtgtatacataataaaatgtataccaaaTCAAAAAAGCGAGCAAGTAGTTAACCGCTCTGTTATATAATAGCTAGATGACATTTGGAAATTTCCATATTTTCagcatattttttgttataaatgttgatgaaCAATTATTcactcattaaaaattattgaatatttaatacagaGCTGCTCGtaagtttttcatttatcaataaaaagttttgaaaatttagtgtcataatacctttttttataagcgattaaatttaaaatgttgataaaattcgTCTTAGTGAATAGTGACCAAGGTATACTCAAACatacaacaaaaattgtatagctattcattttttggaaataattttcagGATAAAAAGAAGATAGAAAAACTATCTTTCACTATGGTGAAAatgatatgaaaaattaatacctaagaataaaaatgtatataaatcacATGAAGAtactatcaatttattataacttcataattaatatattataaatagagcTCGGATAAGCAACAAAAAAAGcacacgattgttttaaaaatatacaaaaaaagaagcatgggtattaatttatttttttaaaaaaaaaaaacaaaaaaaagtatgaccaaaaattaacatgaactaggtataaaaatgaataagaaaaaatttgaaaaattaatttaaattaaaaaaaagtcggctagtgggtaccgctctgctgtacattagggggtggggtggacctcggactagggtaggttaaatttgaatgcaatgataggaatcaatgtatacgaaaaacgattctgaacggagataatttgtcagtctagaatatttaacgttagatataaacattttatgaattttgaactacaaaataatttgcaaatattcatgattttgacgagtttttgtcaaaatttgaacttcaaaggctaataaaaaaaaaattatgcctatgtattcttataatttttttatcgctataagaataacttatgaggaactttgtattaatttttcaaatatttttactccgccaaaaaaattttatcgacacttcaaaaaaaaattcttaggaaaattgaaaattttatttgtctataattagctcaaaaaaagtcaaaatattttgaaaattaaatcacgtaaagaaaatgacaatttaaataactggtaaaatttttaagtatttacgacttatactatttgaataacaacaaatatcaaaaatcgtttgaggctaaaccgttatttaacgcggttttgtaaaaatttaaatttcaaacactcataaaatgtttttgtctgaatccggtattaaaaaaaaaacacccacatcattgtaaaatcatacatccatcactccgttcagaatctaaaaggtTTTCAGTCAGATGtccagtttttaaaattaaaaaagttggcAACcctaactttaataataatcaacgcCTATAGCCGGAAACGCTGAAGCTATAAGTATGAAATTTGGACGGTAGGTTTCTTTTGTGATGTAGACACCCACTTAGAAaggatttatcaaaattttgattttaaaaggttgaaattggtaaaaatatgttaaaaataaaataagtcagCTCCATCTATAAAAACCACGAaatggcacattattgtatcttatcgaccgtagaaaaaaaaattaatataactgaaACTTAAggattagaaattataagcttAAGTACATCTCGCGAACTCTGCAATCTACCATAGAGAGCACGgattttaaaacgataaaaaaactaaaaataagcaATAAAGCTGTCTAAAACTTCCAAAAAAGCTATGaaaaagtatcaaaaataggttttaaaaaatatatttatcacaaaaaaaaaaaaaaatattaaaattatttatgagttaatatgattacttttaaaaaaaggtaagtattataataaatttacttacaaGCCTGCTTCTATAAACGATTTctactgtatataaatacttaaaattaatcaatttaatattttaataataaaaatccaacAACTGCAATAAAAGAAACatacattgattattatttattcagtaGCAGGTAATATTAGAGatcaattaattcttatttgaaatgctaaattgaatattttaatataatatagtgtagaatgtattaaaaatgtccaaaaaatcacaaaaaaagcaaataaataaaataaaatgtcgtctatagtagtatagtagaataaatcaaatttgtagCTGACATAGCTtcgttttaaagtaataaaggCAAATGCCTTCAAAATACGTACTCTAATCATTAAAGTCTCACATTCAACGCCAAGCTTAATGGCTACAATATAACCtaactaataaatgtaaaatctgAACAACGATAGATCGAGGCTTGcaatttatacattgtacattcgTACCACAAATTAagtgtgcaataagaaagaattttacaaaattcgcatttAAAGTGGTGCTTGTACGAGTTTTTTGAGATTTAAAATGGTCAATGTGACAATGTCTAAGTTctgaacaccgttaaacccaatattaaataacaaattaaacaaagtttGAATCATATTACAGAATTGGCACTTTTAACGGGCAAAGAAGTGTATAGTACGGGGTAagctagtatataataatatattaaaataattgtttagagTGTACTAACCTATACTTAAGTAATCGCCCACGACCCACCTCAGTAATAGAATCGacgatgaattaattattattgtcgacgtACATGAGATGTGACAAGTGACAACGACTCGGTGCTTTGAACGGTTCCGCGGGACTTGAAGCATACATCACTGCGTTCAAACTACGACTGACGAACTTAGTCTTGAGACTCGAGTAGCTGAGATAAGTTAAAacgcatttaataataataataaattaataaccaatagaaaaatagtataataagtcTTCAGCGCGCTGATTGGCTGTATGATGCGAAAGCCCACAAAATACCATACCcaaatgttattgtttaataatcattatattattattattattattatataataaatatatattatttatttatattttattataatatatttcacgagtgtaaaaataatgatattagtgtgagaaaaaaattgtttttattatctttaagtatatttatgataatttataaacatcttTACTtactagatattattttacttaagtaTAACTTATATCTTATACCGTATAAGGTATGTAGTTAAACTTTATGTCCTTAGGGCTTAGAGCATTTTATGATCGAAAATAGCTAAGCCTATATTATGAGACATAGAAACAGCCCCACAATTTACAAACAACTATCCAAGGGGGCAGAGCACGCGGGCGACAGCtagtttatataggtatattaccaTTCATATAATAGAATACAAGACAGTAGTGTAAAAAGTTTGGTGGTGTTCCAGAGCATTAGAGCAAAACAGACTACATGGGTGAGGTggttgttttaaatacttaaaaaaacttcACTTCAGTTGTATAGTTCGAAAATATTTCGTCGTACATCACCATCAGCATCAGTGTCCCCGACAATCTACAGTTGGTGGTAGagacaatataggtacctatacaacaTAGGTGTACCTAACAGGTATAATCATGCGTCCAAGACTGAAATTGCCTTCCCGCGCGAGCCACACATACTATTTTTTGTCATGCTAAATTTATGCGTCATGCAAggaggtaaatatatatttagtcatgatcaaaagtacctatatgttttGTAAGGATCGTGGTATATATTTCAGTTTCTGATTGTCCATTTCGGTGCAGAAGTGACAAAAAAGACTTTCCGTTAGTTATATGCACTTATGCGTAAcggataaaaagtaaaaacaatgtGGAACTTGTGAAAGACTTGCCGGCCAAGGATATGGCGGAAATCAATATCGTGGTAGAAGACCTGGAGGTTGCAGAGCTTGACCCGTCGTACCGAAACATCAAAATCACTCGGAGAGTGGTTTGCGGCTGCGTGGGAAAGCGTTAAAGCGTCTTGCATTGCGCCAAGgcactataaatgtatatattccaTAGTGTCTTAGTTGCGCTTGTGCTACGTACGTTGAGACGACATTCGCAGGAACTACCTTTCCTCCTTCTCTTCACCGAAGACAACTGACAGGACAACAGCGACACAGAGCGAGCAACGGGAAGTCAGGGGCGAAACCTGATATGGGAAAAGGTACGTCGAACTCTATTTTTCATCCAGAGGCGGCGAGGCGATCCGTAGTCGGCCGTGTCGTGTTTCCGGTGGTCGCTGTCAATTCCGCAGCTTCAAATCTTGGCCTCGCCTGCCACCTGGTGATTGTCGCATTGGGCGCCCGAGCCAAACGAGCCCACGGTCCTCGTCTTCCCGTGGGACCGGTCGTGAGAATGCTACAGACCAGTGATCTATAGTATACTCGCATCTTGCATCAAAACCTTTCTAGTTTATTGTGTTGTCCTGCCGATGTACTTTTTTACCCCtttgttctatttttattacttgtttttctgtttttcattgtttaaattaccTTTTGTtcatacatgttttttttatttatcaaaattattaacctTTGCGTtgaaaacgtatttatttatttattgtcttttattttaatattatcagcaataactactaaatattgttcaactcatgtttgttttcaaaaaaggaatttattttttatttatttatttcctgaatgttttgatttgtttgttaaaatgttaaatatacatgttataattgtgtttacaaataattattgtttttatttcatatttttgagtatataaatcagttgttaaaaaaaaatgactttcAAGAGATTAAAATGAAGAAGCAGCTAAAGTAGGTTCAATAGTTTGTAGTTAACTAACTAGTACAAAGTCACTGGGAAAACTGTTTGAAAAATGacgtttaaagtttttttttttttttagtggacATACAGATATTATTGGtccattataaaatctaaattattcattaatataatatattattatgagctACAAGGTACTGGGTTAGATTAAATTcgacctattaaaaaaaaaaaataaatttaaattcattataacattttttataatcaatattatataaacttaattaaaattgtttttatacaatatgattCTATACAGACAAACtggttttttacaaaaataaattttctacaTAAACTTTAAGATAATTGGttgaacattttacaaatatattttatagttaattgcaAGCTTGTGGATTACGGAAATTCTTTCCAGCATACTTGGCATTGCTGCCCAGTTCTTCTTCGATACGAAGTATTTGGTTATACTTGGCAAGACGTTCAGAACGGCAAGGAGCTCCAGtcttaatctaaaattattatttaattatgaataataaaaatataaaggatAGTATAGTCAGATTCTGACAGTATAAAACcttttgttgatatttaaaaacttacttGTCCTGTACTCAATCCCACAACTAAATCAGCGATGAATGTATCTTCAGTTTCGCCTGAACGATGAGATACCATTGTACCCCATCCATTATTTTTAGCTAACAAATGTGCATCAATGGATTCAGTAACAGTACCAATCTGGTTGACTTTAAGCAACAAACAGTTGCAAGCTTTTTTTTCTACTGCTTCAGCAATACGTGTTGGATTGGTTACAGTTAAATCATCACCAACAATCTTTAATATccacaaatcaaaatatatttaatattgcaaaataataaatattataaaacctaaacaataatacattattaaacaaaataaaggtttaatttattgcatttagAATAAGGTATAGAAACTACTaccaacaattatttaaaacaaataattatttttccatagACCATACATGTACATActacattttatcaaacatttaaacttaacCCCCCCCcaacttattttcaattatgttatattatttaaagaaaattattttaagttaatattaattataccaaagatgtacatacatttatgcattataaatattaagtattttttctgCATTTGGGTTTGTCATtctcttattaaaaaacatgtgATATTAGGTTTCAGACTGGATCCCTTCAAGtttatgttaagtatttacaaCTGAAATACTGAAtaggattttgtttttatttactgtcAAACAGTATGATGTCATACTAATacgaaaataatgatatttaatatttattaatattattttgtttgataatataaaaaattgctaACAGTTAGTTAATTAAAGTTAGTAGGTACATTCCAAAAGAGTTAGTCATGTACTCAGGTCAGAAGACAAATCTGTGATAttgactaattttaatttatattattcttttcatttataaaagtgAGTTACAATAATGAGAAGAGAGAACTAAGAAAtggctaaaaatattatttataaatttgcacAAATacctagaaaaatatatttaaaaccattcatttttaatttatatttttttacttgataatacatattattaaatcatattatttaataatttattccattgttacaatattactattaactatatatttatatattgatgtacctataggctattttatattaaaaccataaacatttttgttgattgatttcatattgttaaaatcaattatctttaatgttgtaatttataattatattttatattaaattaacatatgaCTTGTAGATATGGTGTGCaggtaaacaatttaatgctccccaatttaatactaaatgtaCTAAATGTGTGCCTATgcttcttaaaaattatttaaaattgaaatctaatctttttgaataatacataactaATTTACTTGGATGTCAGTAGAAGAAGTAAGAGTAGACCATGCTTCCCAATGATCTTGATCAAATGGATCTTCAATTGAAACTATTGGAAACtctttaataaattctttGTACAAGTTTGTTAAAGCTTCAGTTGAGATGATTTGACTTTTATCTTTACTGTCTgacttatttttgaaatctaaGTCATACTTTCCATCACTGCATTTatcataaaagttaaatagtatacaattaaagaaataataaaaaaaaattaacaacattaATTGACCTACACATAGAACTCAGAAGCAGCGACATCCATTCCAATTACAACTTTTCCTTTGTATCCAGCATTTTCAATAGCTGTTTCGATTAAGCGCAAACCTTCTTTATTTTCAAGAATATTTGGAGCAAAACCACCTTCATCACCAACTGCTGTAGCATCCAATCCAAATTTTGCTTTGATAACATTCTTAAGATTGTGGTATACTTCAGATCCAATTTTCATAGCTTCAGTGAAAGAACTTGctcctatttataaatatttgtttaaaattaagttaattacaGAAAATGAAAGTTGAAcaagttaatatataaaaataataaactttgatgcttagtatttatattaatattttagttaattaccAGTAGgcaaaatcataaattcttGCATAGCCAACTTATTTCCTGCATGAGAACCaccattaataacattaaaagcTGGAACAggcaaaataatttctttgttTCCAGCTAAGTCAGCAATATgtctaaaaatgtcaaaataattatgattaatttttaaaataattgaatatttaaatatttacttgtaaAGAGGAATGCCTTTCTTGAAAGCACCTGCTTTAGCTACAGCTAATGAAACTCCCAAAATAGCATTGGCACCAAGCTTAGATTTATTTGGAGTTCCAtccaattttaacataatatcatcaatAGCTCTTTGTTCAGTAACTATGAGtccctataaaaaaaataaataattatactattagttaatagtaaattattagtttataggtCTATAGTAGGTCTATATTCCAGGGGAATGAATCTGGTAGGGGAAGGTTGAGCATATGATAAACATTGtttccatttattattactattattaataatagttgtaattaattaaacaaaactatatctttaaaaaaaaaaaaaaacacaaaatttaaactaatttaaattaactcagCTACATGAAGATGTTATAGTAATatgttagtttaataattaaataatctttaattaCCGCTTTAATGAGAGCAGGAGCAATGATgttgtttatgttattaacAGCAGTATTTACACCTTTACCAAGATAA
The DNA window shown above is from Aphis gossypii isolate Hap1 chromosome 2, ASM2018417v2, whole genome shotgun sequence and carries:
- the LOC114120306 gene encoding enolase-like isoform X2, whose amino-acid sequence is MPISKIVARSIFDSRGNPTVEVDLTIDNGPCFRAAVPSGASTGIYEALELRDNEKCNYLGKGVNTAVNNINNIIAPALIKAGLIVTEQRAIDDIMLKLDGTPNKSKLGANAILGVSLAVAKAGAFKKGIPLYKHIADLAGNKEIILPVPAFNVINGGSHAGNKLAMQEFMILPTGASSFTEAMKIGSEVYHNLKNVIKAKFGLDATAVGDEGGFAPNILENKEGLRLIETAIENAGYKGKVVIGMDVAASEFYVDGKYDLDFKNKSDSKDKSQIISTEALTNLYKEFIKEFPIVSIEDPFDQDHWEAWSTLTSSTDIQIVGDDLTVTNPTRIAEAVEKKACNCLLLKVNQIGTVTESIDAHLLAKNNGWGTMVSHRSGETEDTFIADLVVGLSTGQIKTGAPCRSERLAKYNQILRIEEELGSNAKYAGKNFRNPQACN
- the LOC114120306 gene encoding alpha-enolase-like isoform X1, which gives rise to MMAPCKYLLNFKQNYSYLKLILSRHLQTSNSNQVSCNKNNMPISKIVARSIFDSRGNPTVEVDLTIDNGPCFRAAVPSGASTGIYEALELRDNEKCNYLGKGVNTAVNNINNIIAPALIKAGLIVTEQRAIDDIMLKLDGTPNKSKLGANAILGVSLAVAKAGAFKKGIPLYKHIADLAGNKEIILPVPAFNVINGGSHAGNKLAMQEFMILPTGASSFTEAMKIGSEVYHNLKNVIKAKFGLDATAVGDEGGFAPNILENKEGLRLIETAIENAGYKGKVVIGMDVAASEFYVDGKYDLDFKNKSDSKDKSQIISTEALTNLYKEFIKEFPIVSIEDPFDQDHWEAWSTLTSSTDIQIVGDDLTVTNPTRIAEAVEKKACNCLLLKVNQIGTVTESIDAHLLAKNNGWGTMVSHRSGETEDTFIADLVVGLSTGQIKTGAPCRSERLAKYNQILRIEEELGSNAKYAGKNFRNPQACN